CAAGGCTGGGTTGGGATCTGGAGGGATTTGGGCTGACCCATCTCCCTCGGCTCTCACAGGTATTCCAAACCAGATCCCATGGATGGATTGGGATCCAGAGGAGCTCTGGGAGCTCCTCGTTCCCTCATCCCGTATCCCTATTTTTCATCTCCAATCCATGTCCAGAGGCCCTGGAAGACCCTTGGGGGGCTCCTCCAGGTTATCCAGGGGGATCCACACTGGAAAAGGGATCATGATCCCATTCCCACTTGCCAAAGCAGGGAGAGATGGAGAGACAGGGACATTCCCAACCCTCAGCTCTCCCAAATATCCCCAACCCAACCCCATGGATGGATTGGGATCCAGAGGAGCTCTGAGAGCTCCTCATTCACTCATCCTGTATCTATATTTTTCAGCTCTGAGTGATTCATCCCAATCCACGTCCATAGGCCATGGAAGAGCCTTGGGGGACTTCTCCAGGTTATCCAGGGAATGGGATCATGATcccattcccaattcccaaatCAGGGAGAGATGGAGAGGCAGGGACATTCCTAACCCTCAGTTCTCCCAGATGTCCCCAACCCAACCCCATGGATTGGTTGGGATCCAGCAGGGCTTCTTTCCTTCATCCCAGAACATAAGATCCATATTTTTCATCTCCAGGTGATTCATCCCAATCCATGTCCAGAGGCCATGGAAGAGCCTTGGGGGGCTCCTCCAGGTTATCCAGGGAATGGGATCATGATCCCAATTCCCAAATCAGGGAGAGATGGAGAGACAGGGACATTCCCAAACCTCAGCTTTCCCAAATatccccagctcagccccatccGTGTGAATCCTGGAATTTGTACTCCACTTCCCACATCCCTGAACCCCAGGGATGCTTTTTGGGCTAAATCTGGATGAAACTCATGGATACCAGGGATGGCAGAATCAGCTTCCAGGGGTGCGGAAATCCCGGAATGGGAATTCCTGGCGCTCATTCCACGCCCTTTTTCCCCACCCAGACACGGTGGATCTGACCTGGTGCGTCATCTCCGACATGGAAGTGATCGAGCTCAACAAGCGTACCTCGGGCCAATCCTTCGAGGTCATCCTGAAGCCGCCATCCTTCGACGGAATTCCGGAATTCAACGCCTCCCTGCCCCGGCGCCGCGACCCTTCCCTGGAGGAGATCCAGAAGAAGCTGGAAGCGGcggaggagaggagaaaggtGGGTgaattccccccccccccccccgtttTTGGGTTCCCCACTTTTGGGTTGGGAATTCCCTTTTTGCTTTTGGGTTCCACATTTTTGAGCTGGGAATTCTCCCCCCGCCATTTTTGGGTTCCCTGCTGTTGCACTGGGAATTCTCCCCCCAACCCCCGTTTTTGGGTTCCCCATTTTTGGGATGGGAATTCTCCCCCAGGTTTTGGGTTCCCTGGTTTTGGGTTGGGAATTCCCCCCCCGTTTTTGGGTTCCCCATTTTTGGGTTGGGAATTCTCCCCCTGGTTTTGGGTTCCACATTTTTGAGTTGGGAATTCCCCCCCATTTTTGAGTTCCCCATTTTTGGGTTGGGAATTCCTACCcatatttttgggttttctggttttgggttGGAAATTCCCCTGCCCCCATTTTTGGTTTCCCTGTTTTTGGGTTGGGAATTCCCCCCCCCCGCCGTTTTTGGGTTCCCTATTTTTGGGTTGGGAATTCCCATCCCCCCAATCCCGTTTTTGGGTTCCCCATTTTTGGGTTGGGAATTCTCCCGCTGGTTTTGTGTTCCCTATTTTTGGGTTGGGAATTCCCCACACCGCCCCCATTTTTGGGTTCCCTGGTTTTGGGTTGGGAATTCCCCTTCCGTTTTTGGGTTCCACATTTTTGAGTTGGGAATTCTCCCCCCGCCATTTTTGAGTTCCCTGTTATTGCACTGGGAATTCCCCCCACTCGTTTTTGGGTTCCCCATTTTTGGGATGGGAATTCTCCCCCAGGTTTTGGGTTCCCTATTTTTGGGTTGGGAATTCCCCCCCAGTTTTGGGTTCCCCACTTTTGGGTTGGGAATTCTCCCCCAGGTTTTGGGTTCCCCGTTTTTGGGTTGGGAATTCCTCCCCCATTTTTGGGTTGGGAATTCCCCCCCGTTTTTGGGTTGGGAAGAGGTGGCTTTATCCCGGGAATGTCCCCGTGGTGTCCCCAGTACCAGGAGGCGGAGCTGCTGAAGCACCTGGCGGAGAAGCGGGAGCACGAGCGGGAGGTGATGCAGAAGGCCATCGAGGAGAACAACAACTTCATCAAGATGGCCAAGGAGAAGCTGGCGCAGAAGATGGAATCCAACAAGGAGAATCGCGAGGCCCACCTGGCCGCCATGTTGGAGCGCCTCCAGGAGAAGGTGGGCACCTGGAAAAGGGATTGGGATGAGTCGCGATATTCGGGATACTGGCGGATCTTGGGGTGGCACCACCAAAGAGGGGGTCCcgcttcccttcccacccaagcGCAGCGTCCCACTGGGATTGGGGGATCCTGCCCGGGTGGATCCATAGGCTTGGGAGAGGTCGGAGAGTTGGGATCTTGTCCATGGACAAGCAAAGCCCTTCCTTTCCCCGTGTCCCACC
The genomic region above belongs to Passer domesticus isolate bPasDom1 chromosome 3, bPasDom1.hap1, whole genome shotgun sequence and contains:
- the STMN4 gene encoding stathmin-4 isoform X1, coding for MYGIFWGGVKDLRRGAARPPPWGPGSLFLQNSKDFLAMTLAAYKEKMKELPLVSLFCSCFLSDPLNKPTYAYEDTVDLTWCVISDMEVIELNKRTSGQSFEVILKPPSFDGIPEFNASLPRRRDPSLEEIQKKLEAAEERRKYQEAELLKHLAEKREHEREVMQKAIEENNNFIKMAKEKLAQKMESNKENREAHLAAMLERLQEKVCSQPPHGKSHPHHLQLPPKHPEPAQGPSPNASAGAEAESAR
- the STMN4 gene encoding stathmin-4 isoform X3, coding for MYGIFWGGVKDLRRGAARPPPWGPGSLFLQNSKDFLAMTLAAYKEKMKELPLVSLFCSCFLSDPLNKPTYAYEDTVDLTWCVISDMEVIELNKRTSGQSFEVILKPPSFDGIPEFNASLPRRRDPSLEEIQKKLEAAEERRKYQEAELLKHLAEKREHEREVMQKAIEENNNFIKMAKEKLAQKMESNKENREAHLAAMLERLQEKDKHAEEVRKNKELKEEASR
- the STMN4 gene encoding stathmin-4 isoform X2 translates to MGGAGDPPPGILQSRVKGAGRAPGAARPPPWGPGSLFLQNSKDFLAMTLAAYKEKMKELPLVSLFCSCFLSDPLNKPTYAYEDTVDLTWCVISDMEVIELNKRTSGQSFEVILKPPSFDGIPEFNASLPRRRDPSLEEIQKKLEAAEERRKYQEAELLKHLAEKREHEREVMQKAIEENNNFIKMAKEKLAQKMESNKENREAHLAAMLERLQEKVCSQPPHGKSHPHHLQLPPKHPEPAQGPSPNASAGAEAESAR